Proteins encoded within one genomic window of Synechococcus sp. PCC 7335:
- a CDS encoding SDR family NAD(P)-dependent oxidoreductase yields the protein MIKTQQRPVAVVTGASSGIGLAIAQHLSKAGYDLALCARRHERLVTLAKSLEANGSKVLIQAVDLRDEAQILSFFTTIDEQFGRLDALINNAGLGHKESLMTGRTDAWREMLEVNVLALCICTREAVQRMKAADSGHIVNISSMSGHRVPAITGIYSATKFAVRSLSETLRRELRAAQSNIRISSVSPGIVETEFAEKYHQSAEKAQETYGQFSVLQAADIAKSVIYILQQPQHVEVNDILIRPSQQSS from the coding sequence ATGATAAAAACTCAGCAAAGACCGGTTGCCGTTGTCACTGGCGCATCTAGCGGCATTGGGCTAGCGATCGCACAGCATCTGTCAAAAGCAGGGTATGACCTCGCCTTGTGTGCCCGTCGCCATGAGCGCCTTGTCACTCTAGCCAAGAGCCTAGAAGCCAATGGCAGCAAGGTGCTCATCCAAGCAGTTGATCTACGAGACGAAGCTCAAATACTCAGCTTCTTCACTACTATCGACGAGCAATTTGGACGGTTAGATGCCTTGATAAACAATGCTGGACTAGGTCACAAAGAATCTTTGATGACAGGTCGCACCGATGCCTGGAGAGAGATGCTAGAAGTGAATGTGCTAGCACTGTGTATCTGTACTCGTGAGGCGGTGCAGCGGATGAAAGCTGCAGACTCTGGGCATATCGTAAATATCAGCTCTATGTCTGGGCATCGGGTACCTGCGATTACCGGAATCTATTCCGCGACCAAATTTGCTGTTCGATCTTTGAGCGAAACCCTTAGACGAGAGCTGCGGGCCGCGCAAAGCAATATCCGCATCTCCTCGGTGAGTCCTGGTATCGTAGAGACCGAATTTGCCGAGAAGTATCATCAAAGTGCAGAAAAAGCACAGGAGACCTACGGCCAGTTTTCTGTGCTACAGGCAGCCGATATCGCGAAATCGGTCATCTATATCCTTCAGCAGCCCCAGCACGTTGAGGTGAACGATATCCTAATTCGACCTAGCCAGCAGTCTTCATAG
- a CDS encoding photosystem II protein Y has translation MDIRIALVLSPLLIAAGWAGFNIFRAALGQVQDLLNKNNAV, from the coding sequence ATGGATATCCGCATCGCGCTTGTACTATCACCCTTGCTCATCGCCGCAGGCTGGGCTGGCTTTAACATCTTTCGTGCTGCTCTAGGGCAGGTTCAAGACCTACTGAACAAAAACAACGCCGTGTAA
- the rdgB gene encoding RdgB/HAM1 family non-canonical purine NTP pyrophosphatase, which produces MTTVVVATGNPGKLAELKDYLKELDWTLALKPEEIEVQETGATFIENARLKASEVAIATSSWAIADDSGLCVAALGGAPGVYSSRYGDSDASRINRVLKELGDETDRSAEFVCAIALSKPDGTIVLETQGRCPGSILTAGQGAAGFGYDPIFFVTTRGKTFAQMSDAEKERFSHRGIAFDQLMPALKQLRFEEYESV; this is translated from the coding sequence ATGACTACTGTTGTCGTTGCCACAGGAAATCCAGGTAAGCTAGCTGAGCTAAAAGACTATCTAAAAGAATTGGATTGGACGCTAGCACTAAAGCCTGAAGAAATTGAAGTGCAAGAAACTGGAGCAACCTTTATTGAGAATGCCAGGTTGAAAGCGTCGGAAGTGGCGATCGCCACCAGTAGCTGGGCAATTGCCGATGATTCTGGGCTATGTGTCGCGGCCTTAGGTGGTGCGCCGGGTGTGTACTCCTCTCGCTATGGAGATAGTGATGCCAGTCGAATCAATCGGGTGCTAAAAGAGCTAGGAGACGAGACCGATAGAAGCGCTGAGTTCGTTTGTGCGATCGCGCTCTCTAAGCCTGATGGCACCATTGTGCTAGAAACACAGGGCCGTTGCCCAGGCTCAATACTAACAGCTGGACAAGGAGCAGCCGGATTTGGATACGATCCGATCTTCTTTGTTACGACTCGAGGCAAAACATTCGCACAGATGAGCGATGCAGAAAAGGAACGATTCAGCCATCGCGGCATTGCATTCGACCAGCTCATGCCCGCATTGAAGCAGCTGAGATTTGAAGAGTACGAGAGCGTCTAG
- the mscL gene encoding large conductance mechanosensitive channel protein MscL, producing MANRQTRVRVTSSVNRFANDFKQFLLRGNVVELAVAVVLGAAFNAIVTSLVQDIITPVLLQPALRSAGVDDIALLSAGGVKYGVFLAAVINFIVVGLVLFLVVRTFARFSRTEEAAIEPTPTPTEKLDITIQHLTETLERKL from the coding sequence ATGGCTAATCGACAAACTCGAGTGAGAGTGACCAGTTCTGTTAATAGGTTTGCAAACGATTTTAAGCAATTTCTACTACGCGGTAATGTCGTTGAGCTTGCTGTTGCGGTCGTTTTGGGAGCAGCATTCAACGCTATTGTGACTTCTCTTGTGCAAGACATTATTACCCCTGTACTCTTGCAACCTGCACTAAGATCTGCAGGCGTTGATGATATTGCGCTTTTGTCCGCAGGCGGAGTTAAATACGGCGTTTTTCTGGCCGCAGTCATAAATTTTATCGTTGTTGGCCTTGTACTCTTTTTAGTAGTCCGTACGTTTGCACGCTTTAGCCGCACTGAAGAAGCCGCGATTGAACCTACACCTACGCCCACCGAGAAGTTAGACATCACCATACAGCATCTAACCGAAACGCTAGAGCGCAAACTCTAA
- a CDS encoding 2TM domain-containing protein, which yields MADLYASEEAQQILQIAIAKETESGELTRLQLSEIAAELNIAPETLWSAEKEWLALKSDSAQQLIFNQQRRQNFQHHLIRYGVVNSFLLLLNISVSGGIGFAAFFILTWGIGLALHGLRAYQSSGYRYQKDFKSWQRRQQVKQSVIGIFERFMNT from the coding sequence ATGGCCGACCTTTACGCTAGCGAGGAAGCTCAGCAGATCTTGCAAATTGCGATCGCTAAAGAAACTGAATCTGGCGAACTTACTCGCCTACAGCTTTCTGAAATTGCTGCAGAACTCAACATTGCTCCGGAAACGCTATGGTCAGCGGAAAAAGAATGGTTAGCTCTTAAGAGTGACTCTGCTCAGCAGCTGATATTCAACCAGCAGCGACGGCAAAACTTTCAACATCACCTCATCCGTTATGGCGTCGTCAATAGCTTCTTATTGCTCCTCAACATTTCAGTATCAGGTGGCATTGGATTCGCAGCCTTCTTTATCCTGACATGGGGAATAGGACTAGCTTTGCATGGCTTACGGGCGTATCAATCGTCCGGTTATCGTTACCAGAAGGACTTCAAAAGCTGGCAACGACGCCAACAGGTAAAACAGTCTGTAATAGGTATCTTTGAGCGCTTCATGAATACTTAG
- the psbA gene encoding photosystem II q(b) protein encodes MTTTLQQRQSASLWEQFCQWVTSTENRLYVGWFGVLMIPTLLAATACFVIAFIAAPPVDIDGIREPVAGSLMYGNNIISGAVVPSSNAIGLHFYPIWEAASLDEWLYNGGPYQLVIFHFLIGVFCYMGREWELSYRLGMRPWICVAYSAPVAAATAVFLIYPLGQGSFSDGMPLGISGTFNFMLVFQAEHNILMHPFHMLGVAGVFGGSLFSAMHGSLVTSSLVRETTETESQNYGYKFGQEEETYNIVAAHGYFGRLIFQYASFNNSRSLHFLLGAWPVVGIWFTALGISTMAFNLNGFNFNQSIIDSQGRVIGSWADVLNRANLGMEVMHERNAHNFPLDLAAGEAAPVALTAPSINA; translated from the coding sequence ATGACTACTACTCTACAACAGCGCCAAAGCGCTAGCTTGTGGGAGCAGTTCTGTCAGTGGGTTACCAGCACCGAGAACCGCCTCTATGTAGGTTGGTTCGGCGTGTTGATGATCCCGACTTTGCTTGCTGCCACTGCCTGTTTCGTAATTGCGTTCATCGCAGCCCCTCCCGTCGATATCGACGGTATCCGTGAGCCGGTGGCTGGTTCACTGATGTACGGCAACAACATCATCTCTGGTGCGGTTGTGCCTTCATCTAACGCGATCGGTCTGCACTTCTACCCTATCTGGGAAGCAGCTTCTCTAGATGAGTGGCTCTACAACGGCGGTCCTTACCAGTTGGTTATCTTCCACTTCCTCATCGGCGTCTTCTGCTACATGGGTCGTGAGTGGGAGCTATCCTACCGGTTGGGTATGCGTCCGTGGATCTGTGTTGCTTATTCTGCGCCCGTCGCAGCGGCAACTGCAGTATTCTTAATCTACCCCTTGGGTCAGGGTTCGTTCTCTGACGGCATGCCGTTGGGTATCTCTGGTACCTTCAACTTCATGTTGGTGTTCCAAGCAGAGCACAACATCTTGATGCATCCCTTCCACATGTTGGGTGTAGCGGGTGTATTCGGTGGTTCTTTGTTCAGTGCAATGCACGGTTCCTTGGTAACTTCTTCCTTGGTACGTGAGACTACAGAAACTGAGTCACAGAACTACGGCTACAAGTTCGGACAGGAAGAAGAGACGTACAACATCGTTGCAGCGCACGGCTACTTCGGTCGTCTTATCTTCCAATACGCAAGTTTCAACAACAGCCGTAGCCTCCACTTCCTATTGGGTGCATGGCCAGTCGTTGGCATCTGGTTCACAGCGCTAGGTATTTCTACTATGGCGTTCAACCTGAACGGGTTCAACTTCAACCAGTCGATCATTGACTCACAGGGTCGTGTGATTGGTAGCTGGGCGGATGTATTGAACCGAGCTAACTTGGGTATGGAAGTAATGCACGAGCGCAATGCTCACAACTTCCCGCTCGATTTGGCCGCTGGTGAAGCAGCTCCTGTTGCTTTGACTGCTCCTTCTATCAACGCATAG
- a CDS encoding allophycocyanin subunit alpha-B: MSVVSQVILNADDELRYPTSGELKGIENFLKTGDQRMRIAQILADNEKKIVEQASGALWKLRPDFIAKGGNAYGQKQRALCLRDYGWYLRLITYSVLAGDKEPIESIGLIGVREMYNALDVPVPGMVEAIRCLKNASLSLMNEEDAAEATPYFDYIIQAMSA, translated from the coding sequence ATGTCTGTTGTCAGCCAAGTAATCCTTAATGCAGATGACGAGCTGCGCTACCCGACGAGCGGCGAGCTCAAAGGTATTGAAAATTTCTTGAAGACCGGCGATCAGCGGATGCGGATTGCTCAGATCCTAGCGGATAATGAGAAGAAAATCGTGGAGCAAGCTAGCGGAGCTCTTTGGAAGCTACGCCCTGACTTCATTGCTAAAGGTGGCAATGCCTATGGCCAAAAGCAGCGTGCCCTGTGTCTACGTGACTATGGTTGGTATCTGCGGCTAATCACTTACAGCGTTCTCGCTGGCGATAAGGAACCGATTGAAAGTATAGGTTTAATCGGCGTTCGTGAGATGTATAACGCCCTAGATGTGCCTGTACCTGGAATGGTAGAAGCAATCCGTTGCCTGAAGAATGCATCGCTATCATTGATGAATGAGGAAGATGCTGCTGAAGCGACTCCTTACTTCGACTACATCATTCAAGCAATGTCCGCATAG
- the rlmD gene encoding 23S rRNA (uracil(1939)-C(5))-methyltransferase RlmD, whose translation MSPTSPFESKPNAQPSAGGKVSAPNPWEAAGEKPKWRQGETLKVTITDLSNSGDGVGRWEDRVVFVPNTAPGDEMLVKLTKAKPTHGFGKPAGIVSPSPKRVRPACIVADKCGGCQWQQVNYEEQLAAKHRLVVDALARIGKLSNVRVDPVLAAEEQLGYRNKATYPLGLSPTKDVKAGYYQKGSHRLVNLNQCPVQDERLDPLLAAVKKDIQAREWKIYDERSHKGHIKHLALRIGRRTGQILVTLVSRSTKLKGIHEQAQQWMERYPEVVGVLVNLNWKKTNAIFGPETFLIAGSSYLEEKFANLTFHIQPATFFQVNTTQAERLLDEIQTELALTGDEVIVDAYCGVGTFTLPLARQVKQCIGLESSTESVVQAQENAALNGIENVGFRIGDVAALLPDLDVKPDILLLDPPRKGCELAVLESIVAIKPKRIVYVSCNPATLARDLRVLSETGGYRVTRVQPADFFPQTAHVECAVFLEA comes from the coding sequence ATGTCTCCAACCTCTCCTTTCGAATCTAAACCCAATGCCCAACCTAGTGCTGGAGGCAAAGTATCCGCGCCTAATCCCTGGGAAGCCGCTGGCGAGAAGCCAAAGTGGCGGCAGGGTGAAACTTTGAAGGTTACTATCACCGATTTAAGTAATAGTGGGGATGGTGTAGGTCGATGGGAAGACCGAGTTGTGTTTGTGCCCAACACAGCCCCAGGGGACGAGATGCTCGTTAAGCTGACTAAAGCTAAACCCACTCATGGTTTTGGTAAACCAGCGGGTATAGTTAGTCCTTCGCCTAAACGGGTCCGTCCGGCTTGTATCGTTGCGGATAAATGTGGTGGCTGTCAGTGGCAGCAGGTGAACTATGAAGAGCAACTAGCCGCGAAGCACCGCCTAGTGGTAGATGCGCTAGCTCGAATTGGCAAACTCTCGAATGTGCGCGTTGATCCGGTTCTTGCTGCCGAGGAGCAGCTGGGGTATCGAAACAAGGCAACGTATCCCCTAGGTTTGTCACCGACGAAGGATGTTAAGGCTGGCTACTATCAGAAAGGATCTCATCGACTGGTCAACCTAAATCAGTGTCCGGTTCAAGATGAGCGGCTTGATCCGCTCTTAGCGGCAGTGAAAAAGGATATTCAGGCTCGTGAATGGAAAATCTACGACGAGCGATCGCACAAGGGACATATCAAGCACTTAGCGTTAAGGATAGGTCGCCGTACCGGTCAGATCTTGGTTACATTGGTTAGCCGCTCGACCAAGCTCAAAGGTATTCACGAACAGGCTCAGCAGTGGATGGAGAGATATCCAGAGGTAGTCGGTGTACTGGTGAACTTAAACTGGAAGAAAACAAACGCTATTTTTGGCCCAGAAACATTTTTGATTGCCGGATCATCCTATCTAGAAGAGAAATTTGCCAACCTAACGTTTCATATTCAACCTGCAACCTTCTTCCAGGTCAATACTACTCAAGCGGAGCGACTGCTAGATGAGATTCAGACTGAGCTAGCTCTAACTGGAGATGAAGTTATTGTCGATGCTTACTGCGGTGTTGGTACCTTTACGCTACCTTTAGCGCGACAGGTAAAACAGTGTATCGGTCTAGAGTCGTCTACTGAATCAGTGGTACAGGCACAAGAGAATGCTGCTCTAAACGGCATTGAAAATGTAGGGTTCAGAATTGGTGATGTAGCAGCGCTACTGCCTGATCTAGATGTCAAACCAGATATTCTGTTGCTAGATCCGCCTCGTAAAGGATGTGAGCTAGCGGTTCTAGAATCGATTGTGGCGATCAAGCCTAAGCGCATTGTGTATGTGAGCTGTAATCCCGCAACATTAGCGCGCGATTTGCGAGTATTGTCTGAAACTGGAGGCTATCGAGTGACGAGAGTTCAGCCTGCAGACTTTTTTCCTCAAACTGCTCACGTAGAATGCGCCGTCTTTTTGGAAGCCTAG
- the lpxD gene encoding UDP-3-O-(3-hydroxymyristoyl)glucosamine N-acyltransferase → MKFSQIVAALGDQVTTSSLDSDPSAGERTLTGLAAIEEAGADKLSYVESAKFASRLSTTQAGALILPNDPTMQAQASTRNILWISVKDPRLVFARAISYFYQPYRRSAGIHPSAVIEPGVEMGEDVAVGPLAVVHEGVKLGDRTCIHAGAVVYPGAMIGRDTVLHANCVVHERTQIGDNCVIHSGAVIGSEGFGFVPTATGWEKMHQSGITVIEAGVEIGCNSTVDRPAVGETRIGRNTKIDNMVHIAHSCQVGEAVAMAAQVGMAGGTTIGSRVILAGQVGIANKAKLGDGAVASAQSGIVSNVAPGEIVSGSPAMPHKTFLKSSAIIKRLPKLVDTVKQIQQRLNETND, encoded by the coding sequence ATGAAATTTAGTCAGATTGTTGCAGCGCTAGGCGATCAGGTGACGACGTCAAGCTTAGATAGTGATCCTAGCGCGGGTGAGCGCACCCTCACCGGACTAGCTGCCATCGAAGAAGCGGGCGCCGACAAGCTTAGCTATGTGGAAAGCGCAAAGTTTGCGTCTCGCCTCAGTACAACTCAAGCAGGGGCACTGATTTTACCTAACGACCCCACGATGCAGGCGCAAGCTTCTACTCGCAACATTCTCTGGATTAGTGTCAAAGATCCTCGGCTAGTCTTTGCTAGAGCGATTAGCTACTTCTATCAACCCTATCGTCGAAGCGCGGGCATTCATCCTAGCGCCGTTATAGAACCAGGCGTAGAGATGGGTGAAGATGTGGCAGTGGGGCCTTTAGCCGTTGTTCATGAAGGGGTGAAGCTAGGCGATCGCACCTGCATTCATGCTGGCGCTGTTGTTTATCCTGGGGCCATGATCGGCCGCGACACTGTGTTGCATGCCAACTGCGTTGTGCATGAGCGCACACAAATTGGTGATAACTGTGTGATTCATAGCGGCGCAGTCATCGGTTCAGAAGGCTTTGGTTTTGTCCCGACCGCTACGGGTTGGGAGAAGATGCATCAGTCAGGTATCACTGTCATAGAAGCAGGCGTGGAAATTGGCTGTAACTCTACGGTTGATCGCCCTGCTGTAGGCGAGACCCGAATCGGCAGAAATACCAAGATCGACAATATGGTCCATATCGCCCATAGCTGTCAGGTAGGCGAAGCAGTCGCAATGGCAGCCCAGGTAGGGATGGCAGGTGGCACGACCATTGGCAGCCGAGTCATCCTAGCAGGTCAAGTAGGGATTGCGAACAAAGCCAAGCTGGGAGATGGCGCTGTAGCATCCGCTCAATCAGGCATCGTTAGTAACGTTGCGCCTGGCGAGATTGTATCGGGATCGCCGGCTATGCCCCACAAAACATTTCTCAAGTCATCTGCAATTATCAAGCGGCTGCCAAAACTAGTAGACACCGTAAAGCAGATACAGCAGCGGCTTAATGAAACGAATGATTAG
- a CDS encoding pantothenate kinase → MLSSWLALVVGNTRLHWAYFERGSIAATWHTHHLSKQAVERVDAKSYLQAARLLIDSLVSESKIPSLLQDLTLPIDLWVGSVVPSQTQLWQQVVPNLELVSRSRIPLNDIYPTLGIDRAINLLGANHAFDWPILVIDSGSALTLTAGVSSLDQSKSYDGSVYGGAILPGLGLQLKALGQQTADLGSLLPTISAKVTVERQLPERWARNSEGAIASGIIYSLTSTCIDYIQDWWRAFPSGVVVITGGDGPLLYQYLKQRTPEIASRVLIDDDLAFKGMQAYRRELTT, encoded by the coding sequence ATGCTTTCATCTTGGCTAGCGCTGGTAGTTGGCAACACCCGTTTGCACTGGGCATATTTTGAAAGAGGATCAATAGCAGCAACCTGGCATACCCATCATCTTTCCAAGCAAGCGGTTGAACGTGTAGATGCTAAGTCATATCTGCAAGCTGCCCGGCTGCTAATTGATAGTTTAGTAAGCGAATCGAAGATACCCTCTCTTCTTCAAGACCTGACGCTGCCGATAGATTTGTGGGTTGGGTCTGTAGTGCCTAGCCAAACGCAACTTTGGCAACAGGTAGTTCCTAATTTAGAGCTTGTATCACGTTCGCGCATTCCTCTAAACGACATCTACCCTACGCTTGGTATCGACAGAGCTATCAACCTACTGGGCGCAAATCACGCTTTCGACTGGCCAATTTTGGTAATTGATAGTGGCAGTGCGCTAACGTTGACTGCTGGTGTAAGTAGCTTAGATCAGAGCAAATCGTATGACGGCTCGGTGTATGGTGGTGCAATCTTGCCTGGCCTAGGACTCCAACTCAAGGCTTTAGGACAGCAGACAGCCGATCTAGGCTCGCTGTTGCCGACGATATCGGCAAAGGTCACTGTTGAGCGTCAACTGCCAGAGCGATGGGCGCGCAATAGTGAAGGTGCGATCGCCAGCGGCATCATCTATAGCCTTACGAGTACCTGTATTGACTACATCCAAGACTGGTGGCGAGCGTTTCCGAGCGGCGTCGTCGTCATTACTGGTGGCGACGGTCCTTTGCTATATCAATACCTAAAGCAAAGAACCCCAGAGATAGCCTCTAGGGTTCTAATCGACGACGATTTAGCGTTTAAGGGTATGCAGGCCTATCGAAGAGAGCTGACAACGTAG
- a CDS encoding M48 family metallopeptidase: MFERLHLAPSHLSRAIVGKGRATVGKTLYRRVALGLAGLMMAIGLNVATAQPSQAGWLDLFFSGIRVLQLSNLSDAQEVDLGSGINAQLINGRQIRLHKDSSLNTYVNDIGQRLAEVSDRPNIPYTFQIVSDNAVNAFATMGGYVYVTTGLMAEADTEAELASVIGHEIGHIAGKHAVKQMRQAAITQGITGALGVNRDRLVNIGTQIALQLPASRSDEYEADRHGFFAMGRAGYDQSDMVSFMQKLIRQGSPPEFLSTHPNAANRVAELQELDETEAYADATFGTNESDYSYVVSSLR, translated from the coding sequence ATGTTTGAACGATTACACTTGGCACCCTCTCACCTGAGTAGAGCAATCGTAGGAAAGGGTAGAGCAACTGTAGGAAAGACGCTTTATCGACGGGTAGCACTCGGCTTAGCGGGTCTGATGATGGCTATTGGTCTCAATGTGGCCACAGCGCAACCTTCTCAGGCTGGCTGGCTAGACTTGTTCTTCAGTGGGATAAGAGTACTTCAGCTATCAAATCTCTCGGATGCTCAAGAGGTTGATTTAGGTTCAGGTATCAACGCTCAGCTCATCAATGGAAGACAAATCAGGCTACATAAAGATTCATCACTTAATACCTACGTCAACGACATAGGACAGCGTCTAGCAGAAGTGAGCGATCGCCCCAACATTCCCTACACCTTTCAAATTGTTTCAGACAACGCAGTCAACGCGTTTGCAACGATGGGAGGATATGTCTACGTCACCACAGGGCTGATGGCTGAGGCTGATACTGAAGCTGAGCTAGCCAGTGTTATCGGTCACGAGATTGGTCATATTGCCGGTAAGCATGCTGTAAAGCAGATGCGACAGGCCGCCATCACTCAGGGTATTACTGGAGCGCTAGGGGTGAACCGCGATCGCTTAGTCAATATCGGGACACAAATCGCCTTACAGCTACCAGCGAGTCGTAGTGATGAGTATGAGGCCGACAGACATGGTTTCTTCGCGATGGGTAGAGCAGGATACGACCAGTCAGATATGGTTAGCTTCATGCAAAAGCTCATTCGTCAAGGGTCGCCTCCAGAGTTTCTAAGCACTCATCCTAATGCTGCAAATAGAGTCGCTGAACTGCAAGAGTTAGACGAAACGGAAGCCTATGCCGACGCTACTTTTGGAACAAACGAATCTGACTATAGCTACGTTGTCAGCTCTCTTCGATAG